From a single Lewinella sp. LCG006 genomic region:
- a CDS encoding pectinesterase family protein has product MQQKLILLCSSLLLLFSHLVQAQITNATLYDFRDGTIIGAGASPDGVLTLAGVYSHHGTQYGLNMKVDGEIGVSVDGSSTLRFLGSQYSGLNMVGTAAESGDLGTHNTMVTNDLSDTYDFVYSGNAAALNFLLTAGTGNDLYLPTLEVIPAQSGAESFAAEENIVYYYDFRDGSIIPTSTTGTEDIHLGLVDILVGPSNAYGYNGAQHGSILKEGNQIVLQVAGNTTIRIGGSIYSNGTISVSSPNGAFDMTSQAAATSGNFGNDGSTVDFLYVGEAGTVTLDFTGTNYIPYLEVVPVPFEVTLTPFVQKSGTITVNDIIINLLTGADASSNASISVSEGLVISATPTEASVAIDLAGEELAYYLPTFSASIDTVIATGDSLLVAFADATTDPMGFLIKVSDSSLIPEAEPGVTYTYNFADGSELPQIGYQSLRYQTYISHDGLLTINSNTDEEAQQFGYHDSSHGGVFFPGNSFDMIVAGDAIITFIVDTYGSAVDAELEITDALGNVLGAIAGQNIGGADGFPVSYAYTGPAGVVTATLLSEGFPTAEIYLHGLNIENAAEVVTSNGKTDVWDFGAEQLDTMLFNNQLEESLINNWYDASIAVGSAGNTLPNFNAGVLSWFGGGNDRLRTTNTNLTRYDENISNATDYTGRVYVNSAGNAGRYLSLTLSEDDEVTIIAKTDAGGTINFEYVADPEAQTDVVPIPSDLTELNFVAKAAGTYHVFDTQGKPSYYRVSRKDATYVDLAGAVDVSQAPGLPTDYAIVFTNEAGKSWSTSVTDGAYEITLPATYTYELSLSGANGYIIDNGTSVEVTESTTVHDITIISVELYSVSGTIMGLNGEIANLTLRYEADPAAGAIFVPAPVIDAGAATYTVELEPNILYTVVAEGVNDYELLVDTITIAGAVTDADLEFAAKPVYIVTIDAQNLTSEQLADLSLSFSNLYEAGYEYDFPSVSGISLRDGTYTITAGGVDAYPVELGLTSNLMVNQGDVTKVLTFEPVTNWPFNDREIVNGDPTYKGLRFTGTVYNSPNQGHLAANPGATIEVPVNPGETITVQYYYTADFSLDGGTAITTNSQSTSILEQTAYVYPGAEAGYVTIAVGSGAGTTYFTNISVEQTLPYSAVITVGVDKDYQIINEALAAIRRMDRNEEDRVTILVDPGNYEEMLVIDEPNITLKNAAPLPNIDLLNQGVDIAEGAVRVTSYYGHGYDYYSMGNDQKWNADVLSVNQENGYLSYENAGAGTTNGSYWNATVVVTADGFIADHIIFENSFNQYISQKESQDIVVMWTSGSRGERPTDYGNTDVQDRSFVERGAAIAVTNNTDKVVLKKCRVVGRQDSFFGGTGSRVVVYKGSMMGAVDYLFGGMTAVFYKTELTMNTSDVSSDQAYITAAQQGSGRGYLMYECTVNSALPGTETASMTRSKPGYFGRPWQATTSEVVFYNTTIETSDYPGYEGQSLIFPLGWQNTLGGESAGMYEIGTVENSGADNSPFRAAWSTLLTQPQLLDGTDITTFNFTKGTDGWDPLPMLIEEDVVGVNTVMPTTAVKVHAYDNRVYISDVTDTTLIRVYGLNGVLYKVFETASDVSFTLPTGFWVIAVDAPDGQKAAKVITH; this is encoded by the coding sequence ATGCAACAGAAACTAATACTCTTATGCAGTAGCTTGCTACTTCTTTTTAGCCATCTGGTACAAGCCCAGATCACCAACGCCACCCTTTATGACTTTCGTGATGGCACCATTATCGGCGCGGGTGCAAGCCCGGATGGTGTGCTGACGCTAGCTGGCGTTTACAGCCACCACGGCACGCAATATGGTTTAAATATGAAGGTAGACGGAGAGATTGGTGTCAGTGTAGACGGCAGCAGTACGCTTCGTTTTCTGGGCTCGCAATATTCTGGTCTTAACATGGTAGGGACTGCCGCTGAAAGTGGCGATCTTGGTACACACAATACGATGGTAACCAATGACTTGAGCGATACCTACGATTTTGTGTATTCAGGCAATGCAGCTGCGCTTAATTTCTTGCTGACCGCGGGTACGGGCAACGACCTTTATTTGCCTACGCTAGAAGTAATACCTGCGCAGTCTGGTGCGGAATCATTTGCTGCGGAAGAAAATATCGTCTACTACTATGATTTTCGAGATGGTAGCATTATTCCTACCTCCACTACAGGGACGGAGGATATCCACCTTGGTCTGGTCGATATTTTGGTCGGCCCCAGCAATGCCTATGGCTACAATGGCGCGCAGCACGGTTCTATCCTCAAGGAAGGCAATCAAATTGTACTCCAAGTAGCGGGCAACACCACCATCCGCATTGGGGGGAGTATTTATTCCAATGGAACCATCTCTGTCTCCAGCCCCAATGGTGCTTTCGATATGACCAGTCAGGCGGCTGCTACCTCGGGTAATTTCGGTAATGACGGCTCTACCGTAGACTTTCTTTACGTAGGAGAAGCGGGTACGGTAACCCTTGATTTTACGGGTACCAATTACATTCCTTACCTGGAAGTAGTACCTGTTCCTTTTGAGGTGACGCTTACTCCTTTTGTACAAAAGTCGGGTACCATTACAGTCAATGATATTATCATCAACTTACTCACTGGCGCTGACGCAAGCAGTAATGCAAGCATTAGCGTAAGTGAAGGATTGGTGATCAGTGCTACCCCTACAGAGGCTTCCGTCGCTATTGACTTGGCGGGTGAAGAACTCGCCTATTATTTGCCTACTTTTTCCGCCAGTATTGATACCGTAATAGCAACGGGCGATTCTCTCCTGGTAGCTTTTGCCGACGCAACCACCGATCCTATGGGGTTCTTGATTAAAGTAAGCGATAGTAGTCTGATTCCGGAAGCTGAACCGGGGGTTACCTATACCTACAATTTTGCCGATGGTTCGGAATTACCACAAATCGGTTATCAGTCACTTCGCTATCAAACCTACATTTCACACGATGGTTTATTGACCATTAATAGCAATACCGACGAGGAAGCCCAGCAGTTTGGTTACCACGATTCCAGCCACGGTGGCGTATTCTTTCCCGGAAATAGTTTTGACATGATCGTGGCGGGAGATGCCATTATCACCTTCATTGTAGATACTTATGGTTCTGCTGTCGACGCTGAGTTGGAAATCACCGACGCATTAGGTAATGTGTTGGGAGCCATTGCTGGCCAAAACATTGGTGGTGCCGATGGTTTTCCGGTGAGTTATGCGTACACTGGTCCTGCTGGTGTGGTCACGGCAACCCTCTTGAGTGAGGGATTCCCTACTGCGGAAATCTATCTTCATGGCCTGAATATCGAAAACGCAGCAGAAGTAGTTACTTCCAACGGTAAAACCGATGTTTGGGATTTTGGTGCCGAGCAATTGGATACCATGCTCTTCAATAACCAACTGGAGGAGAGCCTGATCAACAACTGGTACGATGCTTCCATTGCGGTAGGGAGTGCGGGCAATACGCTGCCCAATTTCAACGCCGGAGTCTTATCCTGGTTTGGTGGTGGAAATGACCGCCTGCGCACTACCAACACGAACCTTACGCGCTACGACGAGAACATCAGTAATGCAACGGATTACACTGGTAGAGTATACGTAAATTCTGCTGGCAATGCCGGACGCTATTTGAGCCTTACCCTCAGTGAAGATGATGAGGTTACCATTATCGCAAAAACCGATGCCGGTGGTACGATCAACTTTGAATACGTCGCTGATCCGGAAGCGCAAACCGATGTTGTGCCTATTCCGAGTGATCTAACCGAGTTGAACTTTGTTGCCAAAGCAGCGGGCACTTACCATGTTTTTGATACCCAAGGCAAACCCAGTTATTACCGGGTGAGCAGAAAAGATGCGACCTATGTAGACCTCGCTGGTGCTGTAGATGTGAGCCAGGCACCTGGTTTGCCCACTGATTATGCTATCGTATTCACCAACGAAGCAGGGAAATCCTGGAGCACTTCCGTAACTGATGGTGCTTACGAAATCACGCTTCCTGCAACTTATACTTACGAACTAAGCCTTTCCGGTGCCAATGGTTACATCATTGATAATGGAACTTCTGTGGAAGTGACGGAATCAACGACGGTACACGATATTACCATCATTAGTGTAGAACTCTACTCCGTCTCGGGTACCATTATGGGGCTAAATGGTGAAATTGCTAACCTTACCTTGCGTTACGAAGCAGATCCTGCTGCTGGTGCTATCTTCGTTCCTGCACCGGTGATTGATGCGGGTGCTGCTACGTATACGGTAGAACTAGAGCCTAATATTCTTTATACGGTGGTTGCAGAAGGCGTAAATGATTATGAATTACTCGTGGATACCATTACGATAGCCGGAGCAGTGACTGATGCTGATCTGGAATTTGCTGCAAAACCAGTGTACATTGTCACCATTGATGCTCAGAACCTGACTTCGGAACAACTGGCTGACTTGAGCCTTAGCTTCAGTAATCTTTACGAAGCTGGTTATGAATATGACTTTCCTTCCGTTAGCGGCATTAGTCTACGTGATGGAACCTATACCATTACGGCAGGAGGCGTAGATGCCTACCCTGTGGAATTGGGTTTGACTTCAAACCTGATGGTGAATCAGGGGGATGTCACCAAAGTCCTTACTTTTGAACCAGTAACCAACTGGCCTTTTAACGATCGGGAAATTGTCAACGGTGACCCTACCTACAAAGGCTTACGCTTCACCGGGACGGTTTACAACTCACCAAATCAAGGGCACTTGGCTGCCAACCCCGGTGCTACCATTGAAGTGCCCGTTAATCCGGGAGAAACGATCACGGTACAGTACTACTATACTGCAGATTTCTCGCTGGATGGCGGAACCGCTATTACTACCAATAGCCAAAGCACGAGCATACTTGAACAAACAGCGTATGTTTATCCGGGTGCTGAAGCTGGTTATGTGACCATCGCCGTTGGAAGTGGTGCGGGAACTACTTACTTCACCAACATATCCGTAGAGCAAACCCTACCTTACAGTGCGGTCATCACGGTTGGTGTGGACAAGGATTATCAAATCATCAACGAAGCATTGGCTGCCATCCGCAGGATGGATCGCAATGAGGAAGACCGCGTAACGATCTTGGTGGATCCGGGCAATTATGAGGAAATGCTCGTTATTGATGAACCCAATATCACCCTGAAAAATGCTGCTCCACTACCCAATATTGACTTACTCAACCAAGGTGTGGATATTGCCGAAGGTGCTGTAAGAGTAACTTCTTACTACGGTCATGGTTATGACTACTACAGCATGGGCAACGACCAGAAATGGAATGCTGATGTACTGAGCGTGAACCAGGAGAACGGCTATCTTTCTTATGAAAATGCAGGTGCAGGTACGACCAACGGTTCTTATTGGAATGCAACAGTAGTCGTCACGGCAGATGGCTTTATCGCTGATCACATCATCTTTGAAAACTCATTCAACCAGTACATTTCTCAAAAAGAATCACAGGATATCGTTGTCATGTGGACTTCTGGTAGCCGTGGCGAGCGGCCTACGGATTATGGCAATACGGATGTGCAAGACCGCAGCTTCGTAGAAAGAGGCGCAGCCATTGCGGTGACCAATAATACCGACAAAGTAGTTTTGAAAAAATGCCGTGTTGTAGGACGTCAGGATTCTTTCTTCGGAGGTACGGGCTCCCGTGTGGTTGTTTACAAAGGCTCGATGATGGGAGCGGTAGACTACCTTTTCGGAGGTATGACGGCTGTGTTCTATAAGACGGAATTGACGATGAATACCAGTGACGTAAGCAGTGATCAGGCCTATATCACTGCTGCTCAGCAAGGTAGCGGGCGTGGTTATTTGATGTATGAATGTACCGTGAATTCCGCCCTGCCTGGAACAGAAACCGCATCAATGACCCGTTCTAAGCCCGGCTACTTTGGCCGCCCTTGGCAGGCGACGACCAGTGAAGTGGTCTTTTACAATACGACCATCGAAACCTCTGATTACCCTGGTTACGAAGGACAGTCACTCATCTTTCCATTAGGCTGGCAGAATACACTAGGTGGAGAATCAGCTGGTATGTACGAAATTGGTACCGTTGAGAACTCAGGAGCAGACAACAGCCCCTTTAGAGCCGCTTGGTCAACATTATTAACCCAGCCTCAGCTGTTGGATGGTACGGATATTACAACCTTCAATTTCACCAAAGGCACCGATGGTTGGGATCCACTGCCCATGCTTATCGAAGAAGATGTGGTTGGTGTGAACACCGTGATGCCAACGACTGCAGTAAAAGTTCATGCTTACGATAATCGTGTCTACATTTCTGATGTAACAGACACCACGCTTATCCGGGTGTACGGCCTGAATGGTGTGCTTTACAAAGTTTTCGAAACCGCTTCTGATGTAAGCTTTACTTTGCCTACGGGCTTTTGGGTGATTGCAGTTGATGCCCCTGATGGACAGAAAGCGGCGAAGGTAATCACGCATTAA